In the Podospora pseudocomata strain CBS 415.72m chromosome 5, whole genome shotgun sequence genome, one interval contains:
- a CDS encoding hypothetical protein (EggNog:ENOG503P2TX; COG:S), which yields MFNQCIRTPTTLLSKQSTRAVFSLPSSSQRPSFISVARMATAAGNKVSDRIKHDHRELESYYNKIKSAKSDDEKVRWQNQFVWELARHSIAEELVVYPAMEKHVPDGLKLAEKDRSEHQIVKEKLYEFQQMEASDPSFIPAINSLWETLGQHIKEEEQDDLPLLEKHIEDGDSQKMAASFDRTKHFVPTQSHPGAPDRPPYETVAGLMAAPIDKLMDMFKKFPSAEERKI from the exons ATGTTCAACCAGTGCATCAGAACACCGACCACTCTTCTATCTAAACAATCCACCAGGGCAGTGTTCTCGCTTCCATCTTCCAGCCAAAGACCATCCTTCATCTCCGTCGCCAGAATGGCCACCGCCGCAGGAAACAAAGTCTCTGACCGCATTAAGCACGACCACCGCGAGCTAGAGTCCTACTACAACAAGATCAAGTCTGCCAAGTCGGACGATGAGAAGGTCCGTTGGCAAAATCAGTTCGTCTGGGAGTTGGCCCGACACTCGATCGCGGAAGAGCTCGTCGTCTACCCAGCCATGGAAAAACATGTGCCTGACGGACTCAAGCTGGCAGAGAAGGATAGAAGCGAGCATCAGATA GTAAAGGAGAAGCTCTATGAGTTTCAGCAAATGGAAGCCTCGGACCCCAGCTTTATTCCAGCTATTAACTCGCTCTGGGAAACCTTGGGACAGCAcatcaaggaagaggaaCAGGATGACTTGCCATTGTTGGAGAAGCACATCGAGGATGGCGACTCCCAAAAGATGGCGGCCAGTTTTGACAGGACAAAGCATTTTGTGCCGACACAATCGCACCCTGGAGCACCTGATAGGCCGCCATACGAGACAGTGGCAGGGTTGATGGCTGCGCCAATTGACAAGTTGATGGACATGTTCAAGAAGTTCCCCAGTgcagaggagaggaagataTGA
- the XYN1 gene encoding Glycoside hydrolase, 10 (EggNog:ENOG503NVX1; CAZy:GH10; COG:G), whose protein sequence is MHTKALLAALLAPAAVSAQLHELAVRAGLQYFGTALREGALNSDAQFAAILRDTREFGQIVPENGQKWESTQPSRGQFTYSQGDITANEAKRNSQFLRCHTLVWHSQLPSWVASGSWTRATLTSVIDTHMANVMGHYKGVCGHWDVVNEAINDDGTWRDSVFYRVFGTDYLPLSFELAKKHDPETKLYYNDYNLEYNQAKTDRAVEIVRIIQAAGAPIDGVGFQGHLIVGSTPSRANLATTLRRFTALGVDVAYTELDIRHSSLPASSQAQVTQGNDFANVVGSCLDVPRCVGVTVWSFTDKYSWVPSTFNGAGDALIYDSQFRKKAAWTSISSVLAAKATGAPPVSSSTSTPAQPTTTLVTRTTSASSTTQPTPTSAPTQPEQVRWGQCGGNGWTGPTTCQSPYTCQVLNPWYSQCL, encoded by the exons ATGCACACCAAGGCTCTCCTTGCCGCGCTTCTTGCGCCCGCCGCCGTCTCGGCCCAGCTTCACGAGCTCGCCGTCCGTGCCGGTCTTCAGTACTTCGGCACTGCCCTTCGCGAGGGTGCTCTCAACAGCGATGCCCAGTTCGCTGCCATCCTCAGAGACACCAGAGAGTTTGGCCAGATTGTGCCTGAGAACGGCCAGAAGTGGGAGTCCACTCAGCCCAGCCGTGGCCAGTTCACCTATTCCCAGGGTGACATCACTGCCAACGAGGCCAAGAGAAACTCCCAGTTCCTCCGCTGCCACACTCTTGTCTGGCACAGCCAGCTTCCCTCATGGG TCGCTTCCGGGTCTTGGACTCGTGCCACTTTGACCTCGGTCATTGACACCCACATGGCCAACGTCATGGGCCACTACAAGGGCGTCTGCGGTCACTGGGACGTTGTCAACGAGGCCATCAACGACGACGGCACATGGCGTGACAGTGTCTTCTACCGGGTATTCGGTACCGACTACCTGCCCCTCTCTTtcgagctggccaagaagcacGATCCCGAGACCAAGTT GTACTATAACGACTACAACCTCGAGTACAATCAGGCCAAGACTGACCGGGCCGTCGAGATTGTCCGCATCATCCAGGCTGCCGGTGCCCCCATTGACGGTGTTGGCTTCCAGGGCCACTTGATCGTCGGCAGCACGCCCAGTCGCGCCAACTTGgccaccaccctccgccGCTTCACCGCCCTCGGTGTCGATGTCGCCTACACTGAGCTCGACATCCgccactcctccctccccgccagctCCCAGGCCCAGGTCACCCAGGGTAACGACTTTGCCAACGTCGTTGGGTCCTGCCTCGACGTGCCCCGCTGCGTCGGTGTCACCGTCTGGTCTTTCACCGACAAGTACTCTTGGGTTCCCTCCACGTTCAACGGCGCCGGCGATGCCCTCATCTACGATTCCCAATTCCGCAAGAAGGCCGCCTGgacctccatctccagcgtcctcgccgccaaggCCACCGGTGCTCCCCCCgtctccagcagcaccagcacccccgcccagcccaccaccactcttGTCACCCGCACCACCTCTGCCTCGAGCACTACTCAgcccacccccacctccgCTCCCACACAACCCGAGCAGGTTCGCTGGGGACAGTGCGGAGGCAACGGGTGGACCGGCCCCACCACGTGCCAGAGCCCATACACCTGCCAGGTTCTTAACCCCTGGTACTCCCAGTGCTTGTAA
- a CDS encoding hypothetical protein (COG:O; EggNog:ENOG503NXTI; MEROPS:MER0001288) has translation MKLSRQAGSALLLASTAIATDPLTADRLEADIKTDELQRVLWNLNHIADRNGGNRAFGEPGYKASVDFVVERAQGRFHPEMNTFIQPFNHTYDKTLEIKVTGPDGEDVFVISPQYNPATPLPGGITASLINTPVNDEAGSMCAESDWDGIDATGKLALVKRGVCAVSDKLKFARAKGALGVILYNQAPGTNYATPTLGAENIGQLVPVGIVPLEAGEAWIARLGAGEDVVVSLLVDAIADTRETWNVISETKEGDPNSVIMLGAHLDSVQQGPGVNDDGSGTAALLELMGAVKNYKGFKNKIRFAWWGAEESGLIGSLYYTSQLSPAEADKIKYYFNYDMIGSIEPIYAVGSDENSGVGPQLLEEYLVAQGKTVERGGFEDGNSDYVGFVELGIPTAMLFTGAGEPWDPCYHQACDTLDNINWDALTVNTKAAARALARFANDLSGVPARASTSPNLRGRAKITQEFRRWKRVAEEGASHGKMCSHKEKKVVV, from the exons ATGAAGCTTTCTAGACAGGCCGGGTCGGCCCTGCTTCTCGCGTCGACGGCCATCGCGACCGATCCCTTGACTGCTGACAGACTTGAGGCCGATATCAAGACCGATGA ATTGCAGCGCGTCTTATGGAACCTCAACCACATTGCCGACCGCAATGGTGGCAACCGTGCCTTTGGCGAGCCCGGCTACAAGGCCTCTGTAGACTTTGTTGTTGAACGAGCCCAGGGCCGGTTCCACCCCGAGATGAACACCTTTATTCAACCTTTCAACCACACGTACGACAAGACGCTCGAGATCAAGGTCACTGGCCCCGACGGGGAAGACGTGTTTGTGATATCCCCCCAGTACAACCCCGCCACACCCCTTCCTGGCGGCATCACGGCCAGTTTGATCAACACGCCCGTCAACGATGAGGCCGGAAGCATGTGTGCTGAGAGCGATTGGGATGGCATTGATGCCACTGGAAAGCTGGCGCTGGTTAAGAGAGGTGTGTGTGCTGTGTCGGACAAGTTGAAGTTTGCCAGAGCCAAGGGAGCGTTGGGGGTTATTCTCTACAACCAAGCCCCAGGTACCAACTATGCCACCCCTACCCTGGGTGCTGAGAACATTGGACAGCTCGTCCCCGTCGGCATTGTGCCCCTCGAGGCGGGCGAGGCCTGGATTGCCCGCCTCGGTGCTGGtgaggatgtggtggtgagcttgttGGTCGATGCCATTGCCGACACCCGCGAGACGTGGAATGTCATCTCTGAGACCAAGGAGGGCGACCCCAACAGCGTCATCATGCTCGGTGCGCATCTCGACAGCGTACAGCAGGGGCCTGGTGTGAATGACGATGGCAGTGGCACAGCCGCCCTCCTCGAGCTCATGGGCGCAGTCAAGAACTACAAGGGCTTCAAGAACAAGATCAGGTTTGCCTGGTGGGGTGCTGAAGAGAGCGGTCTTATCGGCTCGCTGTACTACACATCTCAGCTCTCGCCTGCCGAGGCCGACAAGATCAAGTACTATTTCAACTACGACATGATTGGATCCATCGAGCCCATCTATGCTGTTGGCTCCGACGAGAACAGCGGCGTTGGTCCTCAGTTGCTGGAAGAATATCTTGTCGCCCAGGGCAAGACGGTCGAGCGTGGTGGTTTTGAGGACGGCAACTCAGACTACGTCGGCTTTGTCGAGTTGGGTATTCCCACGGCCATGCTGTTCACGGGCGCCGGTGAGCCCTGGGATCCGTGCTATCACCAGGCCTGCGACACgctcgacaacatcaactgGGATGCGTTGACAGTCAACACCAAAGCTGCCGCCCGCGCCCTCGCCCGCTTCGCCAACGACCTCTCGGGAGTTCCGGCCCGCGCATCGACGTCACCGAACTTAAGGGGTCGCGCAAAGATCACGCAGGAGTTCAGGAGGTGGAAGCGGGTGGCGGAGGAAGGTGCCAGCCACGGGAAGATGTGCTCgcacaaggagaagaaggtggttgTTTGA
- a CDS encoding hypothetical protein (COG:Q; EggNog:ENOG503PD11), which translates to MAQTETLLQTLAAKLPLLLSTAGLLVAVFLAQVLLKGNPLANLPVALDDLPSDEKRRQAFLTRAKDVYATGYKKFKDRVFRIITSNKYHVIIVPPKYLNELKSLPDDTVSFDGALEQTMHAKYTKLEVGHKLIPHIVKSNLTPSLVRLNPTIAEEVQESFRREMPECDDWTPVNINYKLLRIVAMVSGRVFIGPELSRSEEYVDAAINYTIDLMHARQAVDTMRPWLRPFLANRLPEIKKLNKRLAQADAFIRPIVAHRKKLPKEQAPDDMLQWMLDGQSEKFGGEYKTETLARMQLGISFAAIHTTTMTTTNVFYNLAAYPQYVSVLRDEVREVLAQNNNTFTSAALQGMKRLDSFIKETMRIDPAGFAGFQRRVYKPFTLSNGQVIPADVIIEVPAHALAKDPDVFENPDQFNPWRFYDIRQKAREQGAVEEAAQNQFVSVNPLVLTFGYGRHACPGRFFAANEIKMIIANTILMYDMKMMDGHTQRYPNLEFGLSSVPDPTKELLFKRIEIA; encoded by the exons ATGGCACAGACCGAGACGCTGCTGCAGACATTGGCGGCCAAGCTGCCACTTCTGCTATCCACGGCTGGGCTGCTTGTGGCTGTTTTTCTGGCCCAGGTGCTCCTCAAAGGGAACCCACTCGCAAATCTCCCTGTCGCCCTGGATGATCTTCCCAGCGATGAAAAACGACGACAGGCCTTTTTGACGCGGGCCAAGGATGTTTACGCTACCGGGTATAAGAAG TTCAAAGACAGAGTCTTCCGAATCATCACGTCGAACAAGTACCATGTCATCATTGTGCCCCCAAAGTATCTCAATGAGCTCAAGAGTCTTCCCGACGACACAGTCAGCTTTGACGGCGCTCTTGAGCAGACCATGCACGCCAAATACACCAAGCTCGAAGTCGGCCACAAGCTCATTCCTCACATCGTCAAGAGCAACTTGACGCCCTCGCTGGTGCGACTAAATCCCACCATTGCCGAAGAAGTCCAAGAATCTTTCCGTCGGGAGATGCCCGAATGCGACGACTGGACTCCTGTCAACATCAACTACAAGCTTCTCCGTATCGTTGCCATGGTGTCAGGCCGCGTCTTTATCGGCCCGGAACTGAGCCGTTCAGAGGAATATGTCGATGCGGCCATCAACTACACCATTGACCTCATGCACGCTCGCCAGGCTGTCGACACCATGCGCCCATGGCTCCGCCCTTTTCTTGCAAATCGTCTTCCCGAGATCAAGAAGTTAAACAAGCGCCTTGCTCAAGCCGATGCCTTCATTAGACCCATTGTCGCCCATCGCAAAAAGCTCCCCAAGGAGCAGGCCCCTGATGACATGCTGCAGTGGATGCTCGATGGCCAGTCTGAGAAGTTTGGCGGTGAATACAAGACCGAGACCCTTGCCAGAATGCAGCTGGGCATTAGCTTTGCTGCAATTCACACCACTACCATGACCACGACCAACGT CTTTTACAACCTGGCCGCCTACCCCCAATATGTCTCTGTGCTACGTGATGAAGTCCGAGAGGTCCTCGCACAGAACAATAACACGTTCACGTCGGCTGCTCTTCAAGGCATGAAGAGGCTGGATTCTTTCATCAAGGAAACCATGCGAATCGACCCCGCCGGTTTTGCGGGGTTCCAACGTCGCGTATACAAGCCCTTTACCCTCTCCAACGGTCAAGTGATCCCCGCCGACGTTATAATCGAGGTGCCGGCCCACGCCCTTGCGAAAGACCCCGACGTATTTGAAAACCCAGACCAGTTCAATCCTTGGCGGTTTTACGACATTCGACAGAAGGCCAGGGAGCAGGGCGCagtcgaggaggctgctcaGAACCAGTTCGTCAGCGTCAACCCATTGGTCTTGACGTTTGGGTACGGAAGACACGCCTGCCCAGGCCGGTTCTTCGCCGCAAACGAAATCAAAATGATTATcgccaacaccatcttgATGTACGATATGAAGATGATGGACGGACACACCCAGCGGTACCCCAATCTTGAATTTGGACTTTCG TCTGTTCCTGATCCCACCAAGGAGCTTCTTTTCAAGCGAATCGAGATTGCTTAG
- a CDS encoding hypothetical protein (COG:Q; EggNog:ENOG503NTWI): MWEGRANTLAVPLYHAAAMYISMIMIHYWDVPAALGIGNVPLSSVSAMEYLHHAEVDAVILPPAVLEELSHDTESVEALAKLEFVGFGGGNLAKDPGDRLVNNGVTLLNVISATEFTPFLIYWQPDPKLWQYFIINSDLFSCEWRKTADDDAYEQIIVRRAKEPGFLGFFYTFPDLKEYSTKDLYKPHPTLKDHWIYQGRCDNIIVFSNGEKLNPIDIETTMMNHPKIKGALVVGSGRFQPALILEPAEHPADEQKFLDSVWPLVVKANKQTVAHGQIGRQFLALSNPKKPFLRAGKGTIQRVGTMKMYNDEIDQIYKHVTEVRSGEAPVLDLSSKDALNECILKIFTDQLGAPRLEPDTDFFSVGVDSMQVINLSRLLRAGLSAAGVTVDSSALATRVIYGNPTAKRLSDYVWSVVNKEGKDATVGEPDHEEHAMEALLEKYTRDMPSGQSEKPPPADQDQVIVITGTTGALGSYMLGICASCPRVKKVICLNRAVNGKERQLKSMRERGLTTDLSKAEFLHADMSLFDLGLGMETYNRLLGEVDRVIHNQWPVNFNMPTESFEPHIRGVRNLADFSRKAYKRVPVVFISSIATTDAWRKKEPVPEKSLRDFDISTGGYGRSKLISSLILEKASEVSGVPSEIIRVGQIGGPSSEKGYWNRQEWLPSVVASSVYMGLLPNSLGQMTTVDWVPIEGIAHMVLEVSGVTEDVPVDLIRGYFHGINPRKVQWGELAKAVKDFYGDRIKQIVSFEEWVKQLEKSAATTEDVSRNPGVKLLDTYKTWNEKVKEGQGYVDMEMERTMRRSKTMKNMKAVTGDLMRNWCKQWGY; this comes from the exons ATGTGGGAAGGACGCGCTAACACATTGGCAGTGCCTCTTTACCATGCTGCCGCCATGTATATCAGCATGATCATGATTCACTACTGGGATGTGCCCGCTGCGTTAGGGATTGGAAATGTTCCCCTGAGTTCTGTTTCAGCGATGGAGTATCTTCATCACGCCGAGGTGGATGCCGTCATTTTGCCGCCTGCTGTTCTGGAAGAGCTGAGCCACGACACAGAATCTGTCGAGGCTCTCGCCAAGCTGGAGTTTGTCggctttggtggag GCAACCTTGCCAAAGACCCAGGGGACAGGCTTGTCAACAACGGCGTGACACTACTCAACGTCATCTCGGCTACAGA ATTTACGCCCTTCTTGATCTACTGGCAGCCTGATCCCAAGCTTTGGCAGTatttcatcatcaactcgGACCTCTTCAGCTGCGAGTGGCGCAAGACAGCCGACGATGATGCATACGAGCAGATCATTGTCCGCAGAGCAAAAGAGCctggcttcttgggcttcttttACACCTTTCCCGATCTCAAAGAGTACAGCACCAAGGACCTGTACAAGCCTCATCCCACCCTCAAAGATCACTGGATCTATCAAGGCCGTTGCGACAATATCATTGTGTTTTCCAACGGCGAGAAGTTGAATCCCATCGACATCGAGACCACCATGATGAATCATCCCAAGATCAAGGGCGCACTCGTTGTAGGCAGCGGGCGGTTCCAGCCAGCACTGATCCTCGAGCCTGCAGAGCATCCCGCCGACGAGCAAAAGTTCCTTGACAGTGTCTGGCCCCTGGTTGTGAAGGCCAACAAGCAGACGGTGGCACATGGCCAGATTGGGCGGCAGTTCTTGGCTCTGTCAAACCCCAAAAAGCCCTTTCTCCGAGCGGGCAAGGGAACAATCCAGCGAGTTGGCACAATGAAGATGTACAACGACGAAATTGACCAAATCTACAAACATGTCACCGAGGTCCGCTCAGGGGAAGCGCCGGTGTTGGACCTGTCATCAAAGGACGCCCTCAACGAGTGCATCTTGAAGATCTTTACCGACCAACTCGGTGCACCCAGGCTCGAACCCGACACCGACTTTTTCTCTGTGGGGGTGGACTCAATGCAAGTCATTAATTTGTCCCGTCTCTTGCGTGCAGGCCTCAGTGCAGCAGGCGTCACAGTGGActcctccgccttggccACCCGTGTCATCTATGGCAACCCAACAGCCAAAAGGCTCTCCGACTATGTCTGGTCAGTCGTCaacaaggagggcaaggacgCCACCGTCGGAGAGCCTGATCATGAGGAACACGCCATGGAGGCCCTGTTAGAAAAGTACACCCGCGACATGCCCTCGGGTCAATCCGAAAAGCCACCTCCCGCCGACCAAGACCaagtcatcgtcatcaccgGCACAACAGGCGCTCTCGGGTCCTACATGCTAGGCATTTGTGCCTCGTGCCCCCGCGTCAAAAAGGTCATTTGCCTCAACCGCGCCGTCAACGGCAAAGAACGCCAGCTCAAGAGCATGCGTGAGCGTGGGCTCACAACCGACCTCTCCAAAGCCGAGTTCCTCCACGCCGACATGTCCCTCTTCGATTTGGGCTTGGGAATGGAAACCTACAACCGGCTCCTGGGCGAGGTCGACCGCGTGATCCACAACCAGTGGCCCGTCAACTTCAACATGCCAACCGAGTCTTTCGAGCCGCACATCCGGGGCGTGCGCAACCTGGCCGACTTTAGCAGAAAGGCGTACAAGCgggtgccggtggtgtttatctcctccatcgccaCGACGGATGcctggaggaagaaggaacCGGTGCCGGAGAAGTCGCTGCGGGATTTTGACATTTCCACTGGCGGGTATGGACGGTCGAAGCTGATCAGTTCGTTGATTTTGGAAAAGGCTTCGGAGGTGTCGGGGGTGCCGAGTGAGATCATCCGGGTGGGTCAGATTGGGGGGCCGTCATCGGAAAAGGGGTACTGGAACAGGCAGGAGTGGCTGCCATCTGTGGTGGCCAGTTCAGTGTATATGGGTCTGTTGCCCAACAGCTTGGGCCAGATGACGACGGTGGACTGGGTGCCGATTGAGGGGATTGCCCAcatggtgctggaggtgtcGGGTGTGACGGAGGATGTGCCGGTCGACCTGATCAGAGGCTATTTCCATGGCATCAATCCTAGGAAGGTGCAGTGGGGTGAGCTGGCCAAGGCAGTCAAGGACTTCTACGGCGACAGGATCAAGCAGATTGTGTCGTTTGAGGAATGGGTGAAACAACTGGAGAAGAGCGCGGCGACGACGGAGGATGTCAGCCGGAATCCGGGTGTCAAGCTGTTGGACACGTACAAGACTTGGAacgagaaggtcaaggagggaCAGGGTTATGTCGatatggagatggagaggacaatgaggaggagcaagactATGAAGAACATGAAGGCCGTGACGGGAGACCTGATGAGAAATTGGTGCAAGCAATGGGGCTATTGA
- a CDS encoding hypothetical protein (COG:M; COG:U; EggNog:ENOG503NV47): MGFYDALTSRLSEGPSLIHFVLTLVSFLIWTKLFQLWRLRRRQDGVPPRASTPTLEKSPERQWGHWVPSSFRFPTPEPYPDWSIETTKPLPYRPFRYGPVYHVTMGLRKAQYEDWIELDNQFPKYHAEKQKRIALRGDKSCKTHPEAYPAAMELLQEFREYLPARYPSLYQKTEKGVKNLWSGEDFDFEGDEQGRLVEDPMQMAARLVQDDLAIMIEREDGNYYLLAGATLLPGFWRLEDKFGMGLSEIHTSGDVPQYKEKLEKGMMNFFRRVKPQEMVARNNYFFQVDDQLGWSWSIGLEDAPNVSWATAEKNRAIQHHYFRSERQTLRRLPNSGGVVFTIRTYFHPVTEIAEEDYVPGRLASAVRSWGEDVSRYKGKDKYQDVLLEYLDQKHQEQLDRGLDLSREDEVRAYPY; encoded by the exons ATGGGGTTTTACGATGCGCTCACATCTCGCCTTTCCGAGGGCCCTTCTCTGATCCATTTTGTTCTCACCCTTGTGAGCTTTTTAATATGGACAAAGCTCTTCCAGCTCTGGCGCCTCCGCCGACGACAAGACGGCGTCCCTCCCCGAGcatccacccccaccctcgaAAAGTCACCCGAACGACAATGGGGCCACTGGGTCCCGTCCTCCTTTCGCTTTCCAACGCCCGAACCATATCCCGACTGGTCCATCGAAACCACCAAGCCTCTCCCTTACCGACCCTTCCGTTACGGCCCGGTCTATCACGTTACCATGGGACTACGCAAAGCCCAATACGAGGACTGGATTGAGCTCGACAACCAGTTTCCCAAGTACCACGCCGAGAAGCAAAAGCGCATCGCCCTCAGGGGAGACAAGTCGTGCAAGACGCACCCCGAGGCATACCCTGCCGCGATGGAGTTGCTGCAGGAGTTTCGGGAGTACCTGCCGGCTCGGTATCCATCCTTGTACcaaaagacagaaaagggggtgaagaaTCTCTGGAGCGGGGAAGACTTTGACTTTGAGGGCGATGAGCAAGGTCGGCTGGTCGAGGACCCGATGCAGATGGCTGCCAGGCTTGTGCAGGATGATCTGGCCATCATGATTGAGAGGGAGGACGGGAATTATTATCTCCTCGCTGGAGCGACATTGCTGCCAGGCTTCTGGCGACTGGAGGACAAGTTCgggatggggttgagcgAAATTCACACT TCGGGGGATGTTCCACAGTACAaggagaagttggagaaggGCATGATGAACTTCTTCCGACGTGTCAAGCCACAAGAAATGGTGGCTCGCAACAATTACTTCTTTCAGGTGGACGACCAGCTGGGTTGGTCATGGTCGATTGGACTCGAGGACGCACCCAATGTGTCGTGGGCTACGGCCGAGAAGAATAGGGCGATCCAGCATCATTATTTCCGGTCCGAGAGACAAACCCTGAGGAGATTGCCCAACTCGGGAGGGGTAGTGTTTACCATCAGAACGTACTTTCACCCGGTCACCGAGATCGCAGAGGAAGATTATGTGCCAGGGCGACTTGCGAGCGCAGTACGATCTTGGGGTGAAGATGTTAGCAGAtacaagggcaaggacaagTATCAAGATGTGTTGCTGGAGTACCTGGATCAGAAGCACCAAGAACAGTTGGATAGGGGGCTCGACTTGAGCAGGGAAGACGAGGTTCGGGCGTATCCATATTGA